A region of the Candidatus Thorarchaeota archaeon genome:
GAATAGGACTGTGTCAGAGATGTCACACTCATATGCTTGATGCAATGAATGCCTGCTGACCTGCAGAACAGGGTACGGGAGGTGCTAGGTGACCGGGCGGCAGCATTATGTGGTGGGAGCCCGCCTGATGAACAGGCAGGGCTCTCTGCTGCACGCAGAAATGCAGCGTGTGCAGTGAGGCTAGTCTTCCGAGTCGAGGTAGTTGACGGTCACCAGATGAGCGCTGCAGCTGATACACGGGTCGTAGGACCTGGCGATGATCTCAAACTGCAACTCAAGGTTCTCGGTCTGACGCCTCTGCAGGAGGGTCTCACCACTCTTCCAGATGAATGCCTCAACATCATCGAGAAACATCGCAGTCGGTGTGATGTAGTCGGCAGCGGCTGTCTTACCATCCTTGATCTCGTAGTGATGAATGAGAGTACCTCTTGGTGCCTCGACGCCGCCTGTCCCTGATCCACTCTGTCTCGTCGGCTTTGCAATCGCGGGAGTCTCCATCTGGAGGATCTTGTCAACGGTCTCGATTATGCCCTCCAGCGAGAAGACCATCTCGATGGCCTGGGCAAAGTTGTTGTACAGCGGGTTCTTGTACCATCTCGGGTTGACGAGCTTCTTGTACGCCTCAGCAGCCTTGCCTTTGAACCGCTTGCCGAGAAGTAACACCCTGGCAATGGCGCCGACAGTGAAGGGCTTGCCCAAGTACGTACTGCGCTTTGCAAAGCTGTGCCCAACCACTCGCTCTACGATGACCTTCTTGTAGTCCTCGACGCTGTGCTCCTTTCCATCCGATGTGAGAATGATGTCGCCGTAGTAGTCGTATCCGTCATGGGGGGGCTTCATGCAGAGGAACTGGGTCTCACGTTCCATGTGGTCCGGAATGTCCAGCCCTGCAAGGATATCGATAGTCTGCATTGCAAAGGGCAGAAGCTCCTCGGCCTCGGCCTTCAGCTCCAGCAGGGTCTCTCGCGAGGGCAGTCTTCCGAATCCGCCCAAAATGGGGTTCTCACCGTGAACCATTCTTCCACCCATTGTGCGCATGACCTTGTTGCCAAACTTCTTGAGCTGGAGTGCCTTCTTGACGACCTCTCCGTGTTCAGCAGCCATTGCAACAGCATTGTCGTAGCCGAAGAAGTCGGGAAGAGCAAGGAAGAACACATGGAGACTGTGGCTCTCAATCATCTCCCCGTGGTGCATCAGGTGACGATACTCCTGAGTGACCTCTGGAATGTTCACGCC
Encoded here:
- a CDS encoding Ni/Fe hydrogenase subunit alpha codes for the protein MSKKESIHIEPLARVEGHGGIKVDIKGGKVTDVKVDILEGPRLFETFVIGKTPEEDLSLVPRICAICNLSHKFASLRALEKCLGVNIPEVTQEYRHLMHHGEMIESHSLHVFFLALPDFFGYDNAVAMAAEHGEVVKKALQLKKFGNKVMRTMGGRMVHGENPILGGFGRLPSRETLLELKAEAEELLPFAMQTIDILAGLDIPDHMERETQFLCMKPPHDGYDYYGDIILTSDGKEHSVEDYKKVIVERVVGHSFAKRSTYLGKPFTVGAIARVLLLGKRFKGKAAEAYKKLVNPRWYKNPLYNNFAQAIEMVFSLEGIIETVDKILQMETPAIAKPTRQSGSGTGGVEAPRGTLIHHYEIKDGKTAAADYITPTAMFLDDVEAFIWKSGETLLQRRQTENLELQFEIIARSYDPCISCSAHLVTVNYLDSED